TTGGATTTTCTATTTTATCTTGGAGTGTTATCTTCCATCGTGTTTTTACACTTAATATAGCTCATAAAAAATTAAAATTATTTGAAAATGAATTTTGGTCTGGAATAGACTTGGCTAGTCTATATCAAAAATCTTTATCTCGTCGTAATAAATTAAACGGCGCTGAACAAATTTTTTATGTAGGTTTTAAAGAATTCTCTAAGCTATATCAAATGAAACGTTGTTCATCTGAAACAATAATATCTAGAACACTAGATACTATGCATACTGCAATAAATATAGAACTAAAAACCTTAGAAGATTACATCCCGTTGATTGGTACAATAGGATCCATTAGCCCATATCTTGGTTTATTTGGAACCGTATTAGGAATTATGCATGTTTTTGTCGAATTAGGTAAAACTACCAATAATACTGCTACTCAGATAATTCATTTACAAATCATTGCACCAGGTATTGCTGAATCATTGATTGCTACAGCAATTGGCTTATTCGTAGCTATTCCATCAGTTATGGCATTTAATTATTTAACTACACAAATAAATAATTTAGATCAAGATTATAATAATTTTATAGATGAATTTATCACAATTCTATATCGTCAAATTTTTCTTAATATTGACTCTGTGCTAAATAAGGAAAATAAACATGAAGAAACAGAGAATAAAACGTGCTATTAAGTCAGATATTAACATCATACCGTTTTTAGATATATTATTAGTTCTTTTAATAATTTTTATAATAATACCGTCTAAATTAATACAAAGCTTTGAAGTAAACCTTCCAAACAGTGAAGTAGCAACAAATATTATCAATAATGAAAAACTTATAATGACCATTGAAATTTTAGGAATGGGACTTTATAATCTGATAATTAATAATAAACACATAAAGCAAATATGTCTAAATCAAATTTCATCAGAAATAAGTCATCAAATATATATTACCCCTAATATTACATGCCTAATTGCTGCATCTAAAGCCGTAGCATATGATGAAATCATTAAAGTGTTAAGCTTACTAAGCAACATTGGTGTACATTCTATTGGAATGATAACGAATCCCACCACTTAGATATATAAAACGCTCTATATTACTCAATGAAATTAGTGCATTTACTTAATAAATATAATAAAAAATTCATATTTTCTGTTATAATATCAATTATTATACATGCAGTTATGTGTTTATTATTAAATAAACACATAACTGCAAAACACCAACAGTATGCTAGCAATACCATTGATAACAAAGGCTCAGTCAATACTTTTATACAAATGCCTGATACAAAGATAGAAAAAAAGAAAAATCAAGATCAATCAAATCGATTCAAAATAACATAAACACAACGTCCGTTGGAAGGACGCACGATCAATACCATCCCTGAAAAAAAGAAAAATCAAGATCACTC
This region of Candidatus Blochmannia vicinus genomic DNA includes:
- the tolQ gene encoding protein TolQ, with the translated sequence MNIFDLLLEADILVQISIFILLGFSILSWSVIFHRVFTLNIAHKKLKLFENEFWSGIDLASLYQKSLSRRNKLNGAEQIFYVGFKEFSKLYQMKRCSSETIISRTLDTMHTAINIELKTLEDYIPLIGTIGSISPYLGLFGTVLGIMHVFVELGKTTNNTATQIIHLQIIAPGIAESLIATAIGLFVAIPSVMAFNYLTTQINNLDQDYNNFIDEFITILYRQIFLNIDSVLNKENKHEETENKTCY
- a CDS encoding biopolymer transporter ExbD: MKKQRIKRAIKSDINIIPFLDILLVLLIIFIIIPSKLIQSFEVNLPNSEVATNIINNEKLIMTIEILGMGLYNLIINNKHIKQICLNQISSEISHQIYITPNITCLIAASKAVAYDEIIKVLSLLSNIGVHSIGMITNPTT